One Alligator mississippiensis isolate rAllMis1 chromosome 1, rAllMis1, whole genome shotgun sequence genomic window carries:
- the RBM34 gene encoding RNA-binding protein 34 isoform X2 produces the protein MKATRAGKASRGAGKEGKRPEAPASPEDYVVGQVANSLLPKKPAADGAEPLSRLFAAPEIKPVFVAVPRENKKRKHAEVERATEDQSSFTKQESHVKLKKNKKKELSIAEKKVANRECALEQADEEEEKQINRKKKLKNQNPDAVIKSLDSPEKEAGVKQHKKKQVSQAEMLKNKRTVFVGNLPIHCTTQVPAEDTLSKKLAAIKRKLHPNMKYVNAYVVFKEECAANKALTKNGTQIAEGFHMRVDLASAANSHDNKRSIFLGNLSYDLEDDAVREHFSECGNVVAVRIVRDRNTGIGKGFGYVLFENTDAVHLALKLNNSELKGRKLRVKRCAEKEKVQQKNSDSVRNFPDLKHKSGATLKNAKSYSNNSFAGEKASPIQKNKRKRPKSVTKRKTGKHK, from the exons ATGAAGGCGACACGCGCGGGGAAGGCCTCACGGGGAGCAGG CAAGGAGGGCAAGAGACCGGAAGCCCCTGCATCCCCAGAAGACTATGTGGTGGGGCAAGTGGCCAACAGTTTGCTTCCAAAGAAGCCTGCAGCTGATGGAGCAGAGCCCCTCTCACGTCTCTTTGCTGCCCCAGAAATAAAGCCAGTGTTTGTTGCTGTGCCAAGA gaaaataagaAACGGAAGCATGCAGAAGTGGAAAGGGCAACAGAAGATCAGAGTTCATTTACTAAGCAAGAATCCCATGTAAaactcaaaaaaaacaaaaaaaaggaacttTCTATAGCAGAGAAAAAGGTGGCAAACAG AGAGTGTGCACTGGAACAAGCagatgaagaggaagagaaacagaTTAATCGCAAAAAGAAGCTGAAAAACCAAAATCCTGATGCCGTCATAAAAAGCCTTGATAGTCCAGAAAAGGAAGCTGGTGTAAAACAACATAAGAAAAAACAAGTCAGTCAAGCagagatgttaaaaaacaaaagaactgtGTTCGTTGGGAATTTACCCATCCACTGTACTACACAG gTTCCAGCAGAGGATACTTTATCCAAAAAGCTAGCAGCTATAAA aCGTAAGCTTCATCCTAACATGAAGTATGTTAATGCTTATGTGGTCTTCAAAGAAGAATGTGCTGCCAACAAAGCTCTAACAAA AAATGGAACACAGATTGCTGAAGGATTCCACATGAGAGTTGACCTTGCATCAGCAGCCAATTCT caTGACAATAAACGGTCTATATTCTTGGGAAATCTCTCATATG ACCTTGAAGATGATGCTGTGCGAGAGCACTTTTCTGAATGCGGAAATGTAGTGGCAGTGCGAATTGTGCGAGACAGAAACACCGGCATAGGCAAAGGCTTTGGCTATGTTCTTTTTGAG AATACAGATGCTGTACATCTTGCCCTGAAACTGAACAACTCTGAACTGAAAGGAAGAAAACTAAGAGTGAAGCGCTGTGCTGAGAAGGAAAAAGTACAACAGAAAAATTCAGACAGTGTAAGGAACTTTCCTGATCTTAAGCACAAATCAGGTGCcacattaaaaaatgcaaaaagctATTCCAACAATTCATTTGCTGGTGAAAAAGCCAGCCCAATAcagaagaacaaaagaaagaGACCAAAGAGCGTGactaaaagaaaaactgggaaacACAAATAG
- the RBM34 gene encoding RNA-binding protein 34 isoform X1, translating to MKATRAGKASRGAGKEGKRPEAPASPEDYVVGQVANSLLPKKPAADGAEPLSRLFAAPEIKPVFVAVPRENKKRKHAEVERATEDQSSFTKQESHVKLKKNKKKELSIAEKKVANRECALEQADEEEEKQINRKKKLKNQNPDAVIKSLDSPEKEAGVKQHKKKQVSQAEMLKNKRTVFVGNLPIHCTTQMLTSVFKEYGQIESVRFRSLVPAEDTLSKKLAAIKRKLHPNMKYVNAYVVFKEECAANKALTKNGTQIAEGFHMRVDLASAANSHDNKRSIFLGNLSYDLEDDAVREHFSECGNVVAVRIVRDRNTGIGKGFGYVLFENTDAVHLALKLNNSELKGRKLRVKRCAEKEKVQQKNSDSVRNFPDLKHKSGATLKNAKSYSNNSFAGEKASPIQKNKRKRPKSVTKRKTGKHK from the exons ATGAAGGCGACACGCGCGGGGAAGGCCTCACGGGGAGCAGG CAAGGAGGGCAAGAGACCGGAAGCCCCTGCATCCCCAGAAGACTATGTGGTGGGGCAAGTGGCCAACAGTTTGCTTCCAAAGAAGCCTGCAGCTGATGGAGCAGAGCCCCTCTCACGTCTCTTTGCTGCCCCAGAAATAAAGCCAGTGTTTGTTGCTGTGCCAAGA gaaaataagaAACGGAAGCATGCAGAAGTGGAAAGGGCAACAGAAGATCAGAGTTCATTTACTAAGCAAGAATCCCATGTAAaactcaaaaaaaacaaaaaaaaggaacttTCTATAGCAGAGAAAAAGGTGGCAAACAG AGAGTGTGCACTGGAACAAGCagatgaagaggaagagaaacagaTTAATCGCAAAAAGAAGCTGAAAAACCAAAATCCTGATGCCGTCATAAAAAGCCTTGATAGTCCAGAAAAGGAAGCTGGTGTAAAACAACATAAGAAAAAACAAGTCAGTCAAGCagagatgttaaaaaacaaaagaactgtGTTCGTTGGGAATTTACCCATCCACTGTACTACACAG ATGCTGACGTCAGTTTTTAAAGAGTATGGACAAATAGAGTCAGTTCGCTTCCGCTCTTTG gTTCCAGCAGAGGATACTTTATCCAAAAAGCTAGCAGCTATAAA aCGTAAGCTTCATCCTAACATGAAGTATGTTAATGCTTATGTGGTCTTCAAAGAAGAATGTGCTGCCAACAAAGCTCTAACAAA AAATGGAACACAGATTGCTGAAGGATTCCACATGAGAGTTGACCTTGCATCAGCAGCCAATTCT caTGACAATAAACGGTCTATATTCTTGGGAAATCTCTCATATG ACCTTGAAGATGATGCTGTGCGAGAGCACTTTTCTGAATGCGGAAATGTAGTGGCAGTGCGAATTGTGCGAGACAGAAACACCGGCATAGGCAAAGGCTTTGGCTATGTTCTTTTTGAG AATACAGATGCTGTACATCTTGCCCTGAAACTGAACAACTCTGAACTGAAAGGAAGAAAACTAAGAGTGAAGCGCTGTGCTGAGAAGGAAAAAGTACAACAGAAAAATTCAGACAGTGTAAGGAACTTTCCTGATCTTAAGCACAAATCAGGTGCcacattaaaaaatgcaaaaagctATTCCAACAATTCATTTGCTGGTGAAAAAGCCAGCCCAATAcagaagaacaaaagaaagaGACCAAAGAGCGTGactaaaagaaaaactgggaaacACAAATAG